A part of Tiliqua scincoides isolate rTilSci1 chromosome 13, rTilSci1.hap2, whole genome shotgun sequence genomic DNA contains:
- the PTCD1 gene encoding pentatricopeptide repeat-containing protein 1, mitochondrial isoform X2, which yields MAAQLLFHRFPAGVLTRKGSLCTLVCPAHGLWPLSKKLSLCSRIPWHLLGLLASRPFSLSQAACKAHNRDWKKTEPAISSDPVRKEDEEPNGEEGFGMLSQKFSSRQFYHKATADFQNLQLQTEEEEPESKPWRGRRNTPYWYFLRCKALIKQDKLAEALDLFEVQMLKEERLQPEESNYTVLIGGCGRVGYVKKAFRLYNDMKKRGLAPTDATYTALFNACAESPWKDSGLQSALKLRQELLSRSMELNLITYHALLKVCALCSDLRMCFDVLKEIVCKGHAVTTDTFNFLLMGCIKDKEQGFRYALQVWQQMAKLNIKPDSYSYNLMLSAARHCGLGDPLVASDLLLKSSEESPAPPRLKSGRPRQKMKSQNEAGARSLMPLDVEMLEKRVFPGNHRGPEEPLHSQENRGMSKDCATAETGGLPAVSAPTLPRELAVSDKSQLVPCSTEADTSCFSLYNSPNLLDSQAPNSSVISLGTVTTPSDRLALMGNMEGFLKKMKDDGVAPNIKTFTLLAEVVQPNSQSELSLLAVMEENNVKPDVTFINTLVRKKSKQADLDGAKNLLPILVKNGLSPNLQTFCNLAIACHRQKDGLQLLSDLKSGLKLNVHIYSTLINAAVKKLNYDYLIHILRDMRTNQVPPNEVVLRQLEFAAQYPPDFDRYKTKDPYLEKIDGFRAYYFRWLKWMAAEETPHPWAKYRTPKLLQDKEQKIPSHSRQMGQ from the exons ATGGCTGCACAACTGCTCTTTCATCGcttccctgcaggagttctcaCCCGGAAAGGTTCTTTATGTACTTTGGTGTGTCCTGCTCATGGATTGTGGCCACTTTCAAAGAAACTCTCGTTGTGTTCAAGGATTCCATGGCATTTGCTCGGATTACTGGCCTCAAGACCTTTTAGCTTATCCCAAGCAGCCTGCAAGGCACACAACAGAGACTGGAAAAAGACTGAGCCTGCCATCTCCTCTGACCCGGTCCGCAAAGAGGATGAGGAGCCTAATGGAGAAGAAGGCTTTGGGATGCTGTCTCAGAAATTTTCTTCTAGACAATTTTATCACAAAGCCACAGCAGACTTTCAAAACTTACAGCTCCAAACAGAGGAGGAAGAACCGGAATCGAAACCCTGGCGAGGTCGCAGGAACACTCCGTACTGGTATTTCTTGCGATGCAAGGCGTTGATCAAACAGGATAAG TTGGCAGAGGCTCTGGACCTCTTTGAGGTGCAGATGCTGAAGGAAGAACGCCTCCAGCCAGAAGAGAGCAACTACACCGTGCTGATTGGTGGCTGCGGCAGGGTTGGCTACGTGAAGAAAGCATTCCGGCTCTACAATGAT ATGAAAAAGCGAGGCTTGGCTCCCACTGATGCCACCTACACAGCTCTGTTCAATGCTTGCGCAGAGTCCCCCTGGAAAGATTCTGGTCTGCAGAGCGCCCTCAAGTTACGTCAGGAATTGCTGAGCCGCAGTATGGAGTTGAATCTAATCACGTACCACGCGCTGTTGAAAGTCTGTGCCCTCTGCTCGGATCTCCGGATGTGCTTCGATGTCTTGAAG gAAATTGTCTGTAAAGGTCATGCAGTAACCACGGACACGTTCAACTTCTTGCTCATGGGGTGTATAAAAGACAAAGAGCAGGGGTTTCGATACGCCTTGCAG GTTTGGCAGCAGATGGCCAAACTGAACATAAAACCTGACAGTTACAGCTACAACTTGATGCTCAGCGCTGCCAGACACTGTGGCCTCGGTGACCCCCTCGTCGCTTCAGATTTGTTGCTGAAATCCTCAGAGGAAAGCCCTGCTCCCCCCAGGCTGAAGTCTGGGAGACCCCGACAGAAGATGAAAAGCCAGAACGAGGCAGGTGCTAGGTCCCTAATGCCATTGGATGTGGAAATGCTGGAAAAACGTGTGTTCCCAGGAAATCACAGAGGACCTGAGGAGCCCCTTCACAGTCAAGAAAACAGAGGCATGAGCAAAGATTGTGCCACTGCAGAGACTGGTGGTCTCCCTGCTGTGTCAGCCCCCACTTTGCCCAGGGAGTTGGCAGTCTCTGATAAAAGCCAGTTAGTTCCATGTTCTACAGAAGCAGACACCTCGTGTTTTTCTTTGTACAACTCCCCCAACTTGTTGGACTCGCAGGCACCAAACAGCAGCGTAATTTCTTTAGGGACTGTGACCACACCTTCTGATAGACTGGCTCTAATGGGGAACATGGAAGGTTTCTTAAAGAAAATGAAGGACGACGGCGTAGCACCCAACATTAAAACGTTCACGCTGCTCGCCGAGGTGGTGCAGCCCAACAGCCAGTCAGAATTGTCTTTATTAGCTGTCATGGAGGAGAATAATGTCAAACCGGATGTGACTTTTATCAATACTTTGGtgagaaagaaaagcaagcaagcagatcTGGATGGAGCAAAG AACCTGCTGCCCATTCTAGTGAAGAACGGACTCTCGCCCAATCTCCAGACGTTTTGTAACTTGGCAATAGCTTGCCACAGACAGAAGGATGGTCTGCAGTTACTCTCAGACTTGAAG TCTGGACTAAAACTCAACGTCCACATCTACAGCACGCTTATCAATGCAGCCGTGAAGAAGCTCAACTATGACTATCTCATACATATCCTAAGAGACATGAGAACCAATCAGGTGCCCCCCAACGAAGTAGTCCTACGGCAATTGGAGTTTGCGGCCCAATATCCTCCTGACTTTGACAGG TACAAAACAAAGGACCCTTACTTGGAGAAAATTGATGGTTTCCGAGCCTACTACTTCCGCTGGCTGAAGTGGATGGCAGCAGAAGAAACTCCACACCCCTGGGCAAAATACAGGACTcctaagctattgcaagacaaaGAGCAGAAGATACCAAGTCATAGCAGACAGATGGGACAATAA
- the PTCD1 gene encoding pentatricopeptide repeat-containing protein 1, mitochondrial isoform X1: MAAQLLFHRFPAGVLTRKGSLCTLVCPAHGLWPLSKKLSLCSRIPWHLLGLLASRPFSLSQAACKAHNRDWKKTEPAISSDPVRKEDEEPNGEEGFGMLSQKFSSRQFYHKATADFQNLQLQTEEEEPESKPWRGRRNTPYWYFLRCKALIKQDKLAEALDLFEVQMLKEERLQPEESNYTVLIGGCGRVGYVKKAFRLYNDMKKRGLAPTDATYTALFNACAESPWKDSGLQSALKLRQELLSRSMELNLITYHALLKVCALCSDLRMCFDVLKEIVCKGHAVTTDTFNFLLMGCIKDKEQGFRYALQVWQQMAKLNIKPDSYSYNLMLSAARHCGLGDPLVASDLLLKSSEESPAPPRLKSGRPRQKMKSQNEAGARSLMPLDVEMLEKRVFPGNHRGPEEPLHSQENRGMSKDCATAETGGLPAVSAPTLPRELAVSDKSQLVPCSTEADTSCFSLYNSPNLLDSQAPNSSVISLGTVTTPSDRLALMGNMEGFLKKMKDDGVAPNIKTFTLLAEVVQPNSQSELSLLAVMEENNVKPDVTFINTLVRKKSKQADLDGAKNLLPILVKNGLSPNLQTFCNLAIACHRQKDGLQLLSDLKQSGLKLNVHIYSTLINAAVKKLNYDYLIHILRDMRTNQVPPNEVVLRQLEFAAQYPPDFDRYKTKDPYLEKIDGFRAYYFRWLKWMAAEETPHPWAKYRTPKLLQDKEQKIPSHSRQMGQ, encoded by the exons ATGGCTGCACAACTGCTCTTTCATCGcttccctgcaggagttctcaCCCGGAAAGGTTCTTTATGTACTTTGGTGTGTCCTGCTCATGGATTGTGGCCACTTTCAAAGAAACTCTCGTTGTGTTCAAGGATTCCATGGCATTTGCTCGGATTACTGGCCTCAAGACCTTTTAGCTTATCCCAAGCAGCCTGCAAGGCACACAACAGAGACTGGAAAAAGACTGAGCCTGCCATCTCCTCTGACCCGGTCCGCAAAGAGGATGAGGAGCCTAATGGAGAAGAAGGCTTTGGGATGCTGTCTCAGAAATTTTCTTCTAGACAATTTTATCACAAAGCCACAGCAGACTTTCAAAACTTACAGCTCCAAACAGAGGAGGAAGAACCGGAATCGAAACCCTGGCGAGGTCGCAGGAACACTCCGTACTGGTATTTCTTGCGATGCAAGGCGTTGATCAAACAGGATAAG TTGGCAGAGGCTCTGGACCTCTTTGAGGTGCAGATGCTGAAGGAAGAACGCCTCCAGCCAGAAGAGAGCAACTACACCGTGCTGATTGGTGGCTGCGGCAGGGTTGGCTACGTGAAGAAAGCATTCCGGCTCTACAATGAT ATGAAAAAGCGAGGCTTGGCTCCCACTGATGCCACCTACACAGCTCTGTTCAATGCTTGCGCAGAGTCCCCCTGGAAAGATTCTGGTCTGCAGAGCGCCCTCAAGTTACGTCAGGAATTGCTGAGCCGCAGTATGGAGTTGAATCTAATCACGTACCACGCGCTGTTGAAAGTCTGTGCCCTCTGCTCGGATCTCCGGATGTGCTTCGATGTCTTGAAG gAAATTGTCTGTAAAGGTCATGCAGTAACCACGGACACGTTCAACTTCTTGCTCATGGGGTGTATAAAAGACAAAGAGCAGGGGTTTCGATACGCCTTGCAG GTTTGGCAGCAGATGGCCAAACTGAACATAAAACCTGACAGTTACAGCTACAACTTGATGCTCAGCGCTGCCAGACACTGTGGCCTCGGTGACCCCCTCGTCGCTTCAGATTTGTTGCTGAAATCCTCAGAGGAAAGCCCTGCTCCCCCCAGGCTGAAGTCTGGGAGACCCCGACAGAAGATGAAAAGCCAGAACGAGGCAGGTGCTAGGTCCCTAATGCCATTGGATGTGGAAATGCTGGAAAAACGTGTGTTCCCAGGAAATCACAGAGGACCTGAGGAGCCCCTTCACAGTCAAGAAAACAGAGGCATGAGCAAAGATTGTGCCACTGCAGAGACTGGTGGTCTCCCTGCTGTGTCAGCCCCCACTTTGCCCAGGGAGTTGGCAGTCTCTGATAAAAGCCAGTTAGTTCCATGTTCTACAGAAGCAGACACCTCGTGTTTTTCTTTGTACAACTCCCCCAACTTGTTGGACTCGCAGGCACCAAACAGCAGCGTAATTTCTTTAGGGACTGTGACCACACCTTCTGATAGACTGGCTCTAATGGGGAACATGGAAGGTTTCTTAAAGAAAATGAAGGACGACGGCGTAGCACCCAACATTAAAACGTTCACGCTGCTCGCCGAGGTGGTGCAGCCCAACAGCCAGTCAGAATTGTCTTTATTAGCTGTCATGGAGGAGAATAATGTCAAACCGGATGTGACTTTTATCAATACTTTGGtgagaaagaaaagcaagcaagcagatcTGGATGGAGCAAAG AACCTGCTGCCCATTCTAGTGAAGAACGGACTCTCGCCCAATCTCCAGACGTTTTGTAACTTGGCAATAGCTTGCCACAGACAGAAGGATGGTCTGCAGTTACTCTCAGACTTGAAG CAGTCTGGACTAAAACTCAACGTCCACATCTACAGCACGCTTATCAATGCAGCCGTGAAGAAGCTCAACTATGACTATCTCATACATATCCTAAGAGACATGAGAACCAATCAGGTGCCCCCCAACGAAGTAGTCCTACGGCAATTGGAGTTTGCGGCCCAATATCCTCCTGACTTTGACAGG TACAAAACAAAGGACCCTTACTTGGAGAAAATTGATGGTTTCCGAGCCTACTACTTCCGCTGGCTGAAGTGGATGGCAGCAGAAGAAACTCCACACCCCTGGGCAAAATACAGGACTcctaagctattgcaagacaaaGAGCAGAAGATACCAAGTCATAGCAGACAGATGGGACAATAA
- the CPSF4 gene encoding cleavage and polyadenylation specificity factor subunit 4 has translation MQELIASVDHIKFDLELAVEQQLGAQPLPFPGMDKSGAAVCEFFLKAACGKGGMCPFRHISGEKTVVCKHWLRGLCKKGDQCEFLHEYDMTKMPECYFYSKFGECSNKECPFLHIDPESKIKDCPWYDRGFCKHGPLCRHRHTRRVICVNYLVGFCPEGPACKFMHPRFELPMGTTEQPPLPQATQPQQKQNNNLPLPRSSSSLIQLTSQNSSPNQQRTPQVIGVMQSQNNSIANRGPRPLEQVTCYKCGEKGHYANRCTKGHLAFLSGQ, from the exons ATGCAGGAGCTGATTGCGAGCGTGGACCACATCAAGTTCGACCTGGAGCTGGCCGTGGAGCAGCAGCTGGGCGCGCAGCCCCTGCCCTTCCCCGGCATGGACA agTCGGGAGCGGCtgtctgtgaattttttttaaaggctgcttGTGGGAAAG GGGGGATGTGCCCCTTCCGACACATCAGTGGCGAAAAGACGGTGGTCTGCAAGCACTGGCTGCGTGGGCTGTGCAAGAAGGGCGACCAGTGTGAATTCTTGCATGAATATGACATGACCAAGATGCCAGAGTGCTACTTCTACTCCAAATTTG GGGAATGCAGCAACAAAGAATGTCCATTCTTGCACATTGACCCGGAGTCTAAGATCAAAGATTGTCCTTGGTATGACCGAGGTTTCTGTAAACATG GCCCCCTCTGCAGACATAGACATACCCGGCGTGTTATTTGTGTGAATTACCTGGTAGGGTTCTGTCCAGAGGGACCTGCTTGCAAATTTATGCA tccTCGATTTGAACTTCCCATGGGAACCACAGAACAACCTCCACTGCCTCAGGCAACACAACCACAGCAAAAG cAAAACAACAATCTGCCCTTACCAAGGTCGTCCTCATCGCTAATCCAGTTAACCAGTCAGAACTCGTCTCCTAACCAACAGAGGACCCCACAGGTCATTGGAGTTATGCAGTCCCAAAATAACAGCATAGCAAACAGAGGGCCTCGGCCGCTGGAGCAGGTCACCTGTTACAAG TGTGGTGAGAAAGGACATTATGCCAACAGATGCACAAAAGGACACTTGGCCTTTCTTAGTGGACAGTGA